A region of the Lycium barbarum isolate Lr01 chromosome 1, ASM1917538v2, whole genome shotgun sequence genome:
TAATATATCTAGAACTGCCTAGAATGCCATGTCATTAAGACTCTTCCGCTTCCTATTCCAATTTAATCCCTTTAAATGCCTGTCCACCCTGAACCTCTTCGTACTTCAAAAGAAAACCATTCCTTCTTTAAATCGTGCCAAAAAAATTCATATCTGAAATCTGAATCATCCTTCCTCACTCACCAGAATCTAAACCCTACCATATCACTACCAGATCCCAAAGATAGTCTGACTCTGGTAAGCCCCACTTCCATTAATCATTCTAAAATAGATAAAGGACTTTATGAGCCCTGTATAGACCTTCTCCTCGATGACTCTAAATGTGGGGGAGAGAAACAGATGTAATATCATGGAAAGTAGAACTGAAATTGTTAAAGGGTTTGAAGGGACTGTGAAGGAAAAAGAAAGTGGTGAAGGAACTCAAAAGGATTTGATGACCAAACAGATAAATGGGAAGGAACCTATTAGCGAAGAAATGGATTCAATCTGCAAGGCATTCAATCCATTGGAATAAAGGTATCGGTCACGAGTAATCCTTATGGTAGTGTAGAAGAGACATCATACACATCTGCTCCCTGCGAATCACAATGATCTTAACATGACAGACAAGGATGGAAACACCTTGCCAGGTACTGTGATAGATACCAAGATGTGCCAGCTAGTTGACCAAGCCTAGAGAAAGGAGAATCTATCACAAGACCACCAAGATCCAACAGAGAATACCAAGATGTTTACTGGTATAGCAACACTGAAATTGTTAAAGGGTTTGAAGGTACTGTGATAGATACTAAGATGTTTACTGGTATAGCCACGCTAAAATCCGAGGTACTAGCCGTCCAGCTCATTACTAGGTACTGGTTGATGAGAACGGATTCGGCGCAGCTACAAATTGGCTATGCTACATATGCAAGGTGCACACGTTCGGTCTCCATGACTCCACCAGCCTATTATGCACATTTGGTTATCCGTTGTGCACGATATTACATTGAGGATAATGTGGTAATCATGAAGAAATGAAAATGCTCAAGAAGACAAAGGGACCAGGTCTCAGTGGTGCTGCAAAGGAAGCTGACTCTTAGCTAAAGACAGAAAATCTTTGTCTAGACCCACCCACTAATCCTTAGTTCTTGAGCCCCATATATTCCCTCTGAATATCTAACCCTTTGTATTCCATCGCTTAATGGCTCTCATGGAAGTTTAAGcatcatattttgtactgactaaGATTACTATGTTTTTAATATGCTTAATCTAATCTGGGAAATTACTATGATTTGTGCAATGATCTTAATACTTGTTGTTACTATTCTTGCGTATGTTGTGTTGCCCTAGTGGTCATGAGTTAATGCTACTGAACTTCTTTTTGGATTATGCTAATTactcttttcaatgatgccaaaaagggaaagaaaacaaAGGGGTGGgaaaggggggaagaatgatGAGGGAGAGcatcatataaataatgtctctaagtttgtcatcatcaaaaagggagaaaatgactatatgttttgatgattgtcaaacctgGTGAAACCAGAGAGCGCGAGAAACTCGATCCTCTATAAGAAGAACCGTGAAAAAGAGAAATAAGACTGCAAGCTGGGCGAGTGAAGGACTGATCCGCAAGGGGAACAAGTGGGAatctggttctcagggggaactttgtctatgagtttgtcatcataaaaaaaggagaaattatgtcatgacatgttttgatgatttgacaaaccttaATCAAAGAACCAGAATACTACTATGTATCTCGAGGTCTTAGTCTCAGGGGGAACAAATGAGGTATCTGGGTAAGGGATCTGGTCCTTGAGGGGAATACAAAGGATGTAGCTTTGTcgtcatcaaaaagggggaaattgataagaactgatatgttttgatgacatgacaaaccctaaggaaTCAGATACGATTAGGTTCACCTGTCTGAACTTggttaaccttatgatatctcatatgttgctTTTCTAACATGCTCCTTGAAAGATCAGATGCCTGCAGGATTTGCTCATATATGAGAGATCAAATATGTTGATTCAGAAGGACCAGATAGGATCAGGTCTCCAGCCTGCTCAACCAATAATGCAACTGTAGAGCTACTGACAGTGTATCTAGTACTTACAacttgttcgaagaa
Encoded here:
- the LOC132613817 gene encoding protein argonaute 12-like, whose protein sequence is MTDKDGNTLPGFEGTVIDTKMFTGIATLKSEVLAVQLITRYWLMRTDSAQLQIGYATYARCTRSVSMTPPAYYAHLVIRCARYYIEDNVRARETRSSIRRTVKKRNKTASWASEGLIRKGNKWESGSQGELSVKRAAEKYNAAVQQYLSKAD